A stretch of Arachis hypogaea cultivar Tifrunner chromosome 15, arahy.Tifrunner.gnm2.J5K5, whole genome shotgun sequence DNA encodes these proteins:
- the LOC112751337 gene encoding uncharacterized protein → MGRKCSHCGNIGHNSRTCTTSPMMMMMRGGTNNNNNNNSFVGLRLFGVQLDISSSSCCVAMKKSFSMDSLPSSSSTTTTTTSSFSSSRLPIDDNITLNNNNSSAFGYLSDGLIVPPQDRKKGVPWTEEEHRTFLVGLEKLGKGDWRGISRNYVTTRTPTQVASHAQKYFLRLATINKKKRRSSLFDLVGIGNNNTKTEFHDDVGGISNCKSGDSSVIVCNESKLEEVVENNDIDHATLSLLGRLTPFHQEIKSDNDLKVNTINNDNYNHNHQPFWPHHHHQQHMNSSSTVPDLELTLAAPEDQNKSTSPSSFFFGPISVT, encoded by the exons ATGGGGAGGAAGTGTTCACATTGTGGGAACATAGGGCACAATTCAAGAACATGCACAACATCacctatgatgatgatgatgagaggaggaacaaataataataataataataatagttttgtAGGGCTTAGGCTCTTTGGGGTTCAACTTGATATATCATCTTCATCTTGTTGTGTTGCAATGAAGAAAAGTTTTAGCATGGATTCATTGCCCTCTTCATCTTCaacaactactactactacttctTCCTTCTCATCTTCAAGATTACCCATTGATGATAACATCACCCTCAACAACAATAATTCTTCTGCTTTTGGCTACCTTTCAGATGGTCTCATCGTTCCCCCTCAAGACAGGAAAAAGg gagTTCCATGGACAGAAGAAGAGCACAGAACTTTCCTTGTTGGACTTGAGAAACTAGGAAAGGGTGATTGGAGAGGAATATCTAGAAACTATGTGACCACAAGAACTCCAACCCAAGTTGCAAGCCATGCTCAAAAGTACTTTCTCAGATTGGCAACTATCAATAAGAAGAAGAGACGCTCAAGTCTCTTTGACTTG GTTGGCATAGGCAACAATAACACAAAAACAGAATTTCATGATGATGTTGGTGGCATATCTAATTGCAAATCAGGAGATTCAAGTGTTATTGTTTGTAATGAgtcaaaattagaagaagttgTTGAGAATAATGACATTGATCATGCCACTCTATCACTTCTAGGGCGCCTTACCCCATTTCATCAAGAAATCAAATCAGATAATGACCTAAAAGTAAATACCATTAACAATGATAATTATAATCATAATCATCAACCATTTtggcctcatcatcatcatcaacaacacaTGAATTCTTCGTCAACAGTGCCTGATTTGGAGCTCACTCTTGCAGCCCCAGAagatcaaaataaatcaacatcCCCCAGTTCCTTCTTTTTTGGTCCAATTAGTGTTACTTAA
- the LOC112751336 gene encoding probable acyl-[acyl-carrier-protein]--UDP-N-acetylglucosamine O-acyltransferase, mitochondrial isoform X1, with the protein MMSSLFLKLTALSRRSSRILPSSVFHPRFFSGFAEEEQSVNVHSSNTATNPCFIHPTAIVHPNALIGQGVSIGPFCTVSPSAKLGNGCQLHPGSHIFGNTYIGDNCMMMAGAIVGDDYPGCTVIGNNNIIGHHAVIGVKCQDLKYKLEDECFLEIGDNNDIREHTSIHRSSKSTDKTVIGDCNLIMGSCHIAHDCKIGNNNILANNTLLAGHVVVEDYVHTAGATVVHQFCHLGSFSFLGGGSVVSQDVPKYTMVAGERAELRGLNLVGLTRRGFSSAEIRSLKAAYRKIFMRADTNAGSFEDRLAEVEQHEELTCVPAVRAMLQSIRNSFVEDRRGICKFRHWNGS; encoded by the exons ATGATGTCGTCGCTGTTCCTTAAACTCACCGCTCTCAGCCGCCGCAGCAGCCGCATCCTCCCAAGTTCAGTGTTCCACCCACGCTTCTTCTCCG GTTTTGCAGAGGAGGAGCAAAGTGTTAATGTCCACTCTTCCAACACTGCCACAAACCCATGCTTCATTCACCCCACCGCAATTGTTCATCCCAATGCTCTCATCGGCCag GGGGTTTCCATTGGACCTTTTTGTACTGTGAGTCCCTCCGCGAAGTTGGGGAATGGTTGTCAACTGCATCCTGGAAGCCATATTTTTGGAAATACATATATAGGGGACAATTGTATGATGATGGC TGGTGCTATTGTTGGTGATGATTATCCTGGATGTACCGTCATTGGAAACAATAACATAATCGGGCATCATGCTGTGATTGGTGTCAAATGTCAAGATTTGAAATACAAG ctagaggatgaaTGTTTCCTGGAAATTGGAGATAATAACGATATTCGGGAACATACTTCAATACACCGCTCTTCCAAGTCAACCGATAAAACT GTTATTGGTGATTGCAATTTGATCATGGGATCTTGTCATATTGCTCATGATTGCAAGATTGGTAACAACAACATTTTAGCGAATAATACTCTTCTAGCTGGGCATGTTGTGGTGGAA GACTATGTTCACACTGCAGGAGCTACGGTTGTTCATCAATTCTGCCATCTtggctctttctcttttcttggtGGTGGTTCCGTG GTTTCACAAGATGTCCCAAAGTACACGATGGTAGCCGGAGAAAGAGCGGAGCTTCGGGGTCTAAATTTAGTGGGCCTGACTCGACGTGGATTCAGCAGTGCAGAG ATCAGGAGCCTTAAAGCAGCCTATCGAAAAATATTCATGCGTGCTGATACAAATGCTGGGTCATTTGAGGACAGGCTTGCCGAAGTG GAGCAACACGAGGAATTGACTTGTGTTCCTGCTGTACGAGCCATGTTGCAGTCTATTCGCAACTCTTTTGTAGAAGATCGTCGTGGAATATGCAAGTTTAGACACTGGAATGGCTCATAA
- the LOC112751336 gene encoding probable acyl-[acyl-carrier-protein]--UDP-N-acetylglucosamine O-acyltransferase, mitochondrial isoform X2 yields MMSSLFLKLTALSRRSSRILPSSVFHPRFFSGFAEEEQSVNVHSSNTATNPCFIHPTAIVHPNALIGQGVSIGPFCTVSPSAKLGNGCQLHPGSHIFGNTYIGDNCMMMAGAIVGDDYPGCTVIGNNNIIGHHAVIGVKCQDLKYKLEDECFLEIGDNNDIREHTSIHRSSKSTDKTVIGDCNLIMGSCHIAHDCKIGNNNILANNTLLAGHVVVEDYVHTAGATVVHQFCHLGSFSFLGGGSVVSQDVPKYTMVAGERAELRGLNLVGLTRRGFSSAEIRSLKAAYRKIFMRADTNAGSFEDRLAEVVFLYFALSLSVYSQLFCRRSSWNMQV; encoded by the exons ATGATGTCGTCGCTGTTCCTTAAACTCACCGCTCTCAGCCGCCGCAGCAGCCGCATCCTCCCAAGTTCAGTGTTCCACCCACGCTTCTTCTCCG GTTTTGCAGAGGAGGAGCAAAGTGTTAATGTCCACTCTTCCAACACTGCCACAAACCCATGCTTCATTCACCCCACCGCAATTGTTCATCCCAATGCTCTCATCGGCCag GGGGTTTCCATTGGACCTTTTTGTACTGTGAGTCCCTCCGCGAAGTTGGGGAATGGTTGTCAACTGCATCCTGGAAGCCATATTTTTGGAAATACATATATAGGGGACAATTGTATGATGATGGC TGGTGCTATTGTTGGTGATGATTATCCTGGATGTACCGTCATTGGAAACAATAACATAATCGGGCATCATGCTGTGATTGGTGTCAAATGTCAAGATTTGAAATACAAG ctagaggatgaaTGTTTCCTGGAAATTGGAGATAATAACGATATTCGGGAACATACTTCAATACACCGCTCTTCCAAGTCAACCGATAAAACT GTTATTGGTGATTGCAATTTGATCATGGGATCTTGTCATATTGCTCATGATTGCAAGATTGGTAACAACAACATTTTAGCGAATAATACTCTTCTAGCTGGGCATGTTGTGGTGGAA GACTATGTTCACACTGCAGGAGCTACGGTTGTTCATCAATTCTGCCATCTtggctctttctcttttcttggtGGTGGTTCCGTG GTTTCACAAGATGTCCCAAAGTACACGATGGTAGCCGGAGAAAGAGCGGAGCTTCGGGGTCTAAATTTAGTGGGCCTGACTCGACGTGGATTCAGCAGTGCAGAG ATCAGGAGCCTTAAAGCAGCCTATCGAAAAATATTCATGCGTGCTGATACAAATGCTGGGTCATTTGAGGACAGGCTTGCCGAAGTGGTATTTCTCTATTTTGCTTTATCGCTTTCAG TCTATTCGCAACTCTTTTGTAGAAGATCGTCGTGGAATATGCAAGTTTAG
- the LOC112751332 gene encoding pentatricopeptide repeat-containing protein At2g15690, mitochondrial, whose amino-acid sequence MELKLHSSMASLAPVPRKLNTVISSHSKFPHFSPPKPSNCSLPSTPLCSYAVPDSKNPTTNTNKVQPRLKNATPTGRFAQKTQTSLKENLPREPKPKLDNTHNRVDQNRQNALFDATTLNVNLIELCEEGKLAEALELMGQGSVADYGVFLAMLNLCEGTRSLEYGKRVHEFLRRSRFRGEVELNNRLIGMYGKCGNMNIARKVFDRMPERNMSSWHLMIIGYTENGAGDDALLVFQEMKEAGIRPESETFALVLAACAREEAVEEGLLHFESMKEYGIVPTMEHYMEIINILGNAGQLNEAEEFIESKPFQPEDDIWEALRNFARIHGDMDLEDRAEELLACLNPSKAIADKLPTPPRKKQSAINMLEEKNRVAEYRCAVPYKEADEKLKGLSGQMREAGYVPDTRYVLHDINEEEKEKALQYHSERLAIAYGLISTPPRTTLRIIKNLRICGDCHNAIKIMSKIVGRELIVRDNKRFHHFRDGKCSCGDYW is encoded by the coding sequence ATGGAGCTCAAACTCCACTCATCAATGGCGTCACTGGCACCCGTTCCCCGCAAATTAAACACCGTCATCTCATCCCATTCCAAATTCCCACACTTCTCTCCTCCGAAGCCCTCCAATTGCTCTCTCCCTTCCACTCCTCTATGCTCCTACGCCGTTCCCGATTCCAAGAaccccaccaccaacaccaacaaggTCCAACCCCGCCTTAAAAACGCCACCCCCACTGGTCGTTTCGCTCAAAAGACCCAAACTTCACTGAAGGAGAATCTTCCCAGAGAACCAAAACCCAAACTTGATAATACTCATAATAGGGTCGACCAGAACCGCCAAAACGCGCTGTTTGATGCAACCACCCTGAACGTTAATTTGATTGAGTTGTGCGAAGAGGGTAAGCTTGCTGAAGCTTTGGAACTCATGGGTCAAGGTTCTGTTGCTGATTATGGTGTTTTTCTCGCCATGTTGAATTTGTGCGAGGGTACGAGGTCGCTTGAGTATGGGAAAAGGGTTCATGAGTTCTTGAGAAGATCGAGGTTTCGAGGGGAGGTTGAATTGAACAATAGGTTGATTGGAATGTATGGGAAATGTGGTAACATGAATATTGCACGCAAGGTGTTTGATCGAATGCCAGAGAGAAACATGAGTTCTTGGCACTTGATGATCATTGGATACACTGAAAATGGAGCTGGTGATGATGCTTTGTTGGTTTTTCAGGAGATGAAGGAGGCAGGGATACGGCCTGAGAGTGAAACTTTTGCATTGGTTTTGGCTGCGTGTGCAAGGGAAGAAGCTGTAGAGGAAGGATTATTGCACTTTGAATCAATGAAGGAGTATGGAATTGTTCCCACCATGGAGCATTACATGGAGATCATTAACATTCTGGGTAATGCCGGTCAGTTGAATGAAGCTGAGGAGTTCATTGAGAGTAAGCCATTTCAGCCTGAAGATGACATTTGGGAGGCTCTCCGAAATTTTGCTAGGATTCATGGAGATATGGATCTTGAGGATCGTGCGGAGGAGTTGTTGGCGTGTCTCAATCCTTCAAAGGCCATTGCTGATAAGCTTCCAACACCTCCAAGGAAGAAACAGTCTGCAATTAACATGCTAGAGGAGAAGAATAGAGTGGCCGAGTATCGGTGTGCCGTTCCGTATAAAGAGGCTGATGAGAAATTGAAGGGTTTGAGTGGCCAGATGAGGGAAGCAGGTTATGTGCCTGATACAAGATATGTTCTCCATGACATTAAtgaggaagaaaaagagaaggccTTGCAATATCATAGCGAGCGATTGGCCATTGCTTATGGTCTAATCAGCACTCCCCCGAGAACTACACTTCGGATAATAAAGAATCTGCGTATTTGTGGTGACTGCCACAATGCAATCAAAATCATGTCGAAGATCGTCGGACGGGAGCTTATTGTCAGGGATAACAAGCGATTCCATCATTTTAGAGATGGAAAATGCTCATGCGGAGATTATTGGTAG
- the LOC112751335 gene encoding protein EFFECTOR OF TRANSCRIPTION 2: MVAVPNQDHHHSSFIFKRLKREECSHTKHDSIFSKWKILIGASDWEDHSKGKEGCARYRIHNLPEKACPGVYELGIAVSSRSDLGRQIYKLAPECVVVTYLGETDNVRDRLQCYGRDGSHLHTKTSLEYSIYDSLQKKRPLFQEIFSQGYPIVYRWVAMNNKEEAKKIESQLLKTFDYAWNISSNGCRRPNDILQKINKISSSTRTISNMARELLPFTRKQVGIRIKVDEEEEDSDGIYSFLSRVFKFNKSRPRKVKNIVIANQQDAIICGVALGDGSVCINTPAERRKRCPQHKGMRINNVSPAKAFVSPKSKSNLVSEINKFMDQNVSNDDVQGIPKKPVEESSSETNICGIILYDGSPCRRVPVKGRKRCQEHKGKKICAKQKMI, translated from the exons ATGGTAGCAGTGCCAAATCAGGATCACCATCATTCCTCCTTCATCTTCAAAAGGCTCAAGAGGGAGGAATGCAGCCACACCAAACATGATTCTATCTTCTCCAAATGGAAG ATTTTAATTGGTGCTTCCGATTGGGAAGATCATTCAAAGGGAAAAGAAGGATGTGCAAGATACAGGATCCATAACCTGCCAGAAAAAGCTTGTCCAGGTGTATATGAGCTTGGAATAGCTGTGTCATCAAGGAGTGATTTGGGGAGGCAAATTTACAAACTTGCCCCTGAGTGTGTAGTTGTGACTTACCTTGGAGAAACTGATAATGTAAGGGATAGGTTGCAATGCTATGGCAGAGATGGATCTCATTTGCACACCAAAACTTCTCTTGAATACTCAATTTATGATTCTCTCCAAAAGAAGAGGCCATTGTTTCAAGAGATTTTTTCACAGGGATACCCTATTGTTTATAGATGGGTTGCT ATGAACAATAAAGAAGAGGCCAAGAAAATAGAGTCTCAGCTGCTCAAAACATTTGATTATGCATGGAATATAAGCAGTAATGGTTGCCGGCGGCCGAACGATATTCTTCAAAAGATAAACAAGATTTCTTCCAGCACAAGAACAATCTCAAATATGGCCAGGGAGCTCCTACCTTTCACTCGAAAACAAGTCGGTATCCGAAtcaaagtagatgaagaagaagaagacagtgaTGGCATCTACAGTTTCCTATCTAGGGTGTTCAAATTCAACAAATCAAGGCCTAGGAAAGTCAAAAATATCGTCATTGCCAATCAGCAGGATGCTATAATTTGTGGGGTGGCTTTAGGTGATGGTTCTGTCTGTATAAATACACCAGCTGAAAGAAGAAAGAGGTGTCCTCAACACAAAGGAATGAGAATTAATAATGTGTCCCCTGCCAAAGCATTTGTATCCCCAAAATCAAAGAGCAATTTGGTTTCAGAAATCAATAAGTTTATGGACCAAAATGTTAGCAATGATGATGTACAAGGCATTCCAAAAAAACCAGTTGAAGAGAGTAGTAGTGAAACCAATATATGTGGAATCATATTGTATGATGGTTCACCTTGTAGGAGAGTACCGGTTAAAGGAAGGAAAAGGTGCCAAGAgcataaaggaaagaaaatttgtGCCAAGCAGAAGATGATTTAA